In Arachis hypogaea cultivar Tifrunner chromosome 7, arahy.Tifrunner.gnm2.J5K5, whole genome shotgun sequence, the genomic window TTGTTGTATTTTTATAAAACCTCTCCtttcatattttaataaatatttttttttgtaaaacatcaccgatattttatctttttataagaaaaatatatattatttttttacaaattattaCTATAACAGTGTAAAACattaaaatcatcaaatattttcatatttcacattaaaattatttatatataaaaaaattagccttGGTCCCACAActtcattttaaaaataaactatctaattaattttagtttgctCCTTCTTTAGGTTTGTAAATGAATAAACTGTATGCATAGTTATATTagtaataaaatatgaaattccACGGTATAAAAACATTTGTAAGATAAATTACTAAATATTTTGTTCTTAGAATATGTTTCTTTGTGAGAAAAATATGCATGATATATTTATTTGTCGAATGTGTGAACTTGAGGTATAACAAAGCTGATTTGTCATGTATTatcaaaacaaaattattaaatataatcatcatcacatcatCTCGTTGAGTGataatataaaatttcttttgaTATTCAAGCATCTTTTATATGGCCATACATTATTTAGagatagtagattttttttttcttatatctgCCCTACGGTCATATTAGAATATTAGATAGAGATTCGGTTTAActctttttctaaaaaatactttGAATAGTaacaaacttttattttattatttttatatcattttaatagAGAGTAAATAAATATCACTTTGAAATCTAAGAAGATTCAAGTATGATATAAACGAATTTCAGAATAAGTAGGTATATTATATATTTCATGAGCAGATAGAGACACAGTTTCCTACTTACCTCTCATAATTTATATGTTACTAAATTAAAAGGATTTGTTATATTAATTTTGATCCGATTAAGGGTCACTttagattgatttaaaaaaaaaaaaagtatttgaagaaaatctcatgccctaaactgttcaagctgtgatgttgatggtttgatgaatcagaagggattaagagagggagagagataggTTCTTTTCATTGTTGGAGAGAATGAAAAATCCcccttaaaaaatatttgttgagttattacaccttattatgtactctcactaaaaaataattacaatagtaaacctattattgataaagaaataatctaggtaacacccTCCCGCAAGGTAGAATTGTGTAAATCTAACAATCCTAGCTTGGAAACATTGGTAAGAAAAGGACCCGGTGGCAGAACTTTGGCAAGAAAATCAGCAAGTTGATCCTTGGAACGAACTGGCATAAGATGAATGAGATCAGACAAATGCTTTTTACGAACAATGTGGCAGTCCACTTCAATGTGTTTAGTTCTTTCATGAAAAATGGGATTATTGGCAATGTGAATGGCTGACTGGTTGTCACAGAATAGAGTGATAGACTTTTGAAGCGGCAAGCCAATGAAATCCATTAAGAAAGATAACCAACTAGCTTCACAAGCAGCAACAACAAGAGACCTATATTCAGCTTCTGCAGAGGACTTGGCAAACTGTGGTTTGCTTTTTACTCTTCCAGCTAATGAGTGAGTTCCCAAGCATGAAGCAATAATCGGAAACGGAGCGACGAGTATCGGCACAGGTAGCCCAGTCAGCATCGGCAAATCCAGTGAGATGCAGATTAGaagtagaggagaagaagagaccaGTTGCAGGTCGGCCTTTTAAATATCGGAGTACACCATGGATCTTCTCAGAGATTTtggttatctagattgcaagcCTCTCTCTACTCTATTTGATTATAGTCAGAAACTTTCAAAGGAATTAAGTACCATTTTAACAGACAACACTGTTTACAGATAGCTCATCGGCCGACTCCTTTACCTCACAAATactagattattatttttttaaaatatctttttttaacagataaaaattattttatatttgataagaactttttaaaaaagaattttaagtattaaaaatttcttttatttttgcttttctaAAAACAAGGTATcggtaattttagaaaaaataaataatttattttttaaataaaaatatttttttaaagacgtatctaaattgattttaaattaaataaaagtattttatttaaaaaaatattttttttactaaaaaagtcaatccaaattagtactaataaatttaagatattctataataatttttaaagtaaTACTTAAATTTTATATTCATTTAAATAAGCGtaaaaaattcaaatagttatataTGTAATAATTGATTGGTCTCGTAGACTAAAAGATAAAGTgtgaaataagaaaaatagaatatcCTAATAATTaccataaatcaaattaaatctaatgcaaatttaattatttagttttttAGTATAAACTATTGGAGTGTAATTTTTTTCTGGAAAAGTCTTAAGTCTCAACACAAAGCCAAAGCCATGAAATTGATTGATAAATGGGGTCCTTTCTTTTACCAAGTCCATGAGGGAGACAGACAGAGACACAATATTATGTTATGATTTGTGAATTCATGAAATGATTATAATTTAGCAAATAAAGTCAAGTCACGGGGGCATTATTGCAATTGCATCCAAAACTTCCATCATCTCATGGAATATCATATCGCCTCATGTGTATTCCAACCattctttatataaaatttatcatgTCCTTAACTCTAAGGACTACTAACATTTATTATATGCTgctatcttctttcttcttcccttggTCAGCAGTCACCCCTGCACCTCTGctgtaataataaattaataaccttctcttttatttaatactaTTGCTTGCAAACATAAGTTTCTACACTTTctacaacttttttttatttggttaattGATTTTCACTGACAGTAGTGCTACGTTACTAATTTTTTATCTGCCAAAATCTGCCAACTTGAGTTGGGCTAGACATGAAGCCCATCTATTAAATAAAGTCACGTCTAAGTTAATCATGGTTTAATCCTAATTTATCACGTGTTGGTAATAGTTGGCAGACTCTCTCTTGGTAACGTATACTTTTTCTTTCACTAATCAATCAATTATTGGTATATTAGAGAATAATTTACAACAATTCTTTATCCAACCTATTTAGCATTCTctctattttatattaaatatttctttttgaTTTTATACATgtattaaaagaattttattaaaaatataaacaataaaaaaagaaaaataaaatatctctaatattattttttattaattttttagtctTTTAAACTTCTGTTTATATAACAGAAGAAAGGACATAatagataaaaattaattaatcacttgaaattaaaaaaatgatacttaatttacaataaaaataaaaaaaaaacacatttaatgtaaaatagaaaaagtatttATTGACTCGTTGTCCATAGATTAGTACTAAAATGATCAAGTAATAGATAAATTTGTCTTTTCTTCAATAATTtaatgaaaacttgagactaaaaGAAATAGTCTCTTTCTCTTGAAGTGAATTAGtgaaaaagttcattgtcaaaCAATTAGAAACATATAAATGAtgtttaaaaacttatttttatcaACAATTTTCCTTATAAATGAACTTGGTTATAAGTTTAATCtttgaaattataattaaaattgtgGGTTAAATTTATCAATGTCTTTGAAGAGATAACTATCATATATCTCCCTTTCATACAGCCTAGTTGAGGAACTTTATTAAAGCTTGTAACTATTCCACTCTCTACTTTAATCAATTTGAGAACTTGTCTtgctctttcaatttctatttccacatgttttatacttttaaactccttaaaaaaaactaaatccaCTTGGTTATCAAATTTTACGCTTAGAATTAAATTAGATAAAAGTAAGCTATGTTTCAATATGGTGAAAATTCTTCGTTACCTTTACGtgtgtgaagttgatatttaagaatGGTTAGATTTTAATTTGGTAAAAATTTAGGTGCAGTcgattttatgtgaagttgataactaaaagtcgttagatgatttaactgatttgactaaattttcatctaacgattctaaactatcaacttcacgttagataatttgactgatttgactaaattttcatctaacggctttcagctatcaacttcacatgacaaactcttgacctttcggatctagaactctaataccatatcatgaaCCTATTTATCCCAAAAGCGTAACCTgacaggacaatgtaacactaatggtcatatctctaatacttccaaaaccttcattgtacatattgtacgcTTAAGCCATTGGCTCCctgtactttttcttttttttattttacttttgtagTTTGACGTGACAATATATTTatattcttcattttctttctatGATTTGCAGATAACTAAAACATGGTGAGAATTGAGAAACAATACCAACCACCATTTGTACGAAATGACTTGGATCATAAATCCAATTTCATGAGCTCAGAATCAATGAGTGAAGCAAGTATAAACCAAACTTGAATTATTGTGAACAAACAAACGCGTTCTCATCTATTTTTTGGGGTCCATACTCTCAAACACCAAGCTCCTTTTGCAAGTGCCAGAACGTGGTTTAAGCATAACACCCCACGTTGCTTGTTTCACTTCTTTAGTACCACGACAAGTTCCAAGGTTGTGTTCTTGAGAGCTTGAGATTAAGCTCTTATCAAAGTTCGTTTCTTTAAGGAAAAACTCAATCTGGGTCGTTCATTTTTTTTAATCTGTTCTCTTCTGTACATTGATAAACAAGAACTATGAGCAAGAGCTTGAAACTAAGATGGTTCATGGATTTTAATGGAGTTTTGAGGTTTGCGGTGGTGGTGTGTTTGTTACTTCAAAACTTGGGCTTCTGCTACACTTTGAATGAAGAAGGTAGTGAAATATTTTGAGCTTGTGATGAAACCTTTGAAATATTCAATTCTTCTTTAGGTACCTTTGACAAAATGCTGAGAAGTGaaactttttcctttttttttttaatatgtgcaGGTAAAGCTCTTTTGAAGTTGAGGGAGAGAATAGTGAGTGACCCTTTTGGTGCTTTGTCAAATTGGTATGATGATGAAGCAGTTTTTGACCCTTGTAATTGGTTTGGTGTTGAGTGTTCAGATGGAAGAGTAGTGGCCTTGTAAGTGCTGATTCTGTATTCTCTGTTATTTTGTGTTCTTCATAATTTATTTCCTGAAACAGAAATAAGGAATTAAGAGAATGTAATATTCTCTTTTAGTGAGTGTGtatgtttttcatttttcatttggtTCATGAAATGAAACATCCAAGTTCTGTTTTCTACTCTATTCTTAATGTCTATGTTgaattcatcatgttcttcatagGAATCTGAAAGATCTTTGCCTTGGAGGAACTCTTGCACCTGAGTTAGTCAACCTTGTTCACCTAAAGTCCATGTAAGAAAACTGTTTGTTACTCACTCTCTTGCATCATCTATGCAGTTCCTTGCTAATTGTTGAGTATGATGCAGTATTTTGAGGAACAACTCGCTCTCCGGCATCATCCCCAAAGAAATTGAAGAGTTGAAAGAGTTGGAGGTTTTGGATTTGGGATACAACAACTTGAGTGGACATATACCTATTGGTCTTGGGAGTAATATCTCACTGTCAATCCTGTAGGGATCATAATAATGCTCTTAGAACAAGTACTCTATCTTCAATATTGAACTTGTACCACTATGTTGTTAACTTCTTCGTATTGCAGTTTGTTGGACAACAATGAGTTTCTTGTGAGTTTCACCCCCGAAATCGATGAACTGAAGATGCTTTCGGAAAGTCAAGTAGATAAAAAGCAGCTAGTTGATGCAGCTAAAAGGCCTGCTTGTACAACAAGATCCTTCTCATGGTATGTTATTTGATCAATTGAAAAGTGATCATTCTATCTTAGTAAATGTCTTAACACTTTGTTTTGGTTTGTTTCAAGGGATGTAAATGTTGATCAAAACACTGGGATCAGGAGTCTACTGCAAAGTCCTATATCGAAACACTTTCATGCCGGCAAAGATAGCTATAATCGTGTATATAATCAACCACTTAGTAGCCCTGCTTCATCACCAGCTTCCCCTAGACAAAATGCTTCTAATCCTCCTCCTTCCAAGTCTGAAGTAACATCTAGAAGTTCCACTTCGAAAAATCATCGAGTTCCAGTTGAGATTGGAGTCATAGGTGGTGCTGCATTGCTTCTTATTACATGCATTGGAATATTTCTCTGCAAGATCAACAAGGTGACTAATGTTAGACCTTGGGCCACAGGACTAAGTGGACAGCTTCAGAAGGCATTCGTAACCGGTAAATAACTAACTATTGTTAAAGATATAACCATTCATGTTGCCTCCTCCTATCAGCTTAAGCTTAATATCTTAATTCATGACATGCTTAGTGTTTTTTCATTTTCAGGTGTGCCAAAGCTAAAGAGAACAGAGATTGAAGCAGCATGTGAAGATTTTAGTAATGTAATTGGTACTTCACCCATTGGCACAATGTATAAAGGGACTTTGTCTAGTGGTGTTGAAATAGCAGTAGCTTCTGTTTCGGTAACATCATCAAAGGATTGGTCAAGGAATTTAGAAGCACAGTTTAGAAACAAGGTACCACTACCAAACTCCATCTTTGATTTACAATTTAAGCAATACATCTTAATTGTTTTATTAACTGTTTAAGCAATTTTGGTTACAGATAGACATGTTATCCAAAGTGAACCACAGGAATTTTGTCAATCTGATTGGCTATTGTGATGAAGAGGAGCCTTTCACCAGAATGATGGTTTTCGAATACGCCCCGAATGGAACACTATTTGAGCATTTACACAGTGAGTACCTATCATTGTGAAGTTATTCTGTTAAAGAAAAAGCATCAAATTCTAGAACTTTAAGTCATACAAGTTCTAATACAATATGTTCTTTGAAACTCCAGTAAGAGAAGCTGAGCACTTG contains:
- the LOC112702344 gene encoding probable inactive receptor-like protein kinase At3g56050; protein product: MSKSLKLRWFMDFNGVLRFAVVVCLLLQNLGFCYTLNEEGKALLKLRERIVSDPFGALSNWYDDEAVFDPCNWFGVECSDGRVVALNLKDLCLGGTLAPELVNLVHLKSIILRNNSLSGIIPKEIEELKELEVLDLGYNNLSGHIPIGLGSNISLSILLLDNNEFLVSFTPEIDELKMLSESQVDKKQLVDAAKRPACTTRSFSWDVNVDQNTGIRSLLQSPISKHFHAGKDSYNRVYNQPLSSPASSPASPRQNASNPPPSKSEVTSRSSTSKNHRVPVEIGVIGGAALLLITCIGIFLCKINKVTNVRPWATGLSGQLQKAFVTGVPKLKRTEIEAACEDFSNVIGTSPIGTMYKGTLSSGVEIAVASVSVTSSKDWSRNLEAQFRNKIDMLSKVNHRNFVNLIGYCDEEEPFTRMMVFEYAPNGTLFEHLHIREAEHLDWETRLRIAAGTAYCLQHLHQLEPSMTLTNLNSSVIHLTEDNAAKISDFSFSYETASAETKSWGKRHIDMAPATLESNVHSFGTMLLEMVTGKACYSVDSINGLIENWATQYLEGDEALKEVVDPTLACYQDDQLEQVAALIKCCCNSESEKRPTMKQVSVRLREITKLAPEAAVPRLSPLWWAELEISNADAI